Proteins encoded together in one Halothermothrix orenii H 168 window:
- a CDS encoding GH36-type glycosyl hydrolase domain-containing protein, whose protein sequence is MGWEFNNNKGTFSLKGADDNSYLYFPLTNESGIMSSITPTLNGDIKTDQNSFLMQPVSVEDLHNNRSNRNFWLKIDGYGPWSVTGNSARQISMKYTGDKKIETADVEAGFLWHKVIRKNRKLNIKAEITNFVPVNEDQVELMKVTIVNTGQETIKFTPTAAIPVYGRSADNLRDHRHVTSLLHRITTNSNGVIVTPTLSFDERGHQPNNTSYGVFGRCSDSSDPVGFCPVLEDFIGEGGTLDWPRSIVEGNVDFVKPGFKYEGYESIGAIKFGDKELKAGESISYIIVMVIDHNGKDMKKYIDKYCSEKDFDRELNENKKYWQSTIEQLTFYTGDETFDNWMKWVTLQPVLRRIYGCSFLPYHDYGRGGRGWRDLWQDCLALLLMDDKNVRYLLYNNFAGVRIDGSNATIIGNKPGEFIADRNNITRLWIDHGAWPLQTTSLYINMSGDIKFLMEKQSYFKDRIVSFAREIDNRWHQGMGNKLKTEEGQVYHGSILEHILLQNLTVFFNVGEHNNIRLEDADWNDGLDMASEKGESVAFTAFYAGNLFEIVNLLETLRDKENVTEVKLLEEIKVLLDTLYNPVDYNDVTAKNEVLNKYFASCKYNISGNQVTIKIDQLIKDIKRKANWLQEHLRENEYIGDNKGHKWFNGYYDNKGQRVEGRFEKETRMTLTGQVFTTMFGIATGEQVKNIISAADYYLYDDGVGGYRLNTDFKDKDIQLGRCFGFAYGHKENGAMFSHMSVMYANALYRRNFVKEGFKVWHSIYNHCLDFDRSRIYPGIPEYISQRGRGMYSYLTGSASWLLLTFATEVFGVKGYYGDLRLEPKLLKEQFDEEGKATIGIKFAGKRLTITYVNPQLLDYDSYKIDKVMVNDEIIDYYEDKQVTIKREDIEERDEVIDITVRLA, encoded by the coding sequence ATGGGTTGGGAATTCAACAATAACAAGGGTACCTTTAGTTTGAAGGGGGCTGATGATAATAGTTATTTATATTTTCCACTGACTAACGAGAGTGGAATCATGTCCTCAATAACCCCGACACTAAACGGGGACATTAAAACTGACCAGAATAGTTTTTTGATGCAGCCTGTATCTGTTGAGGACCTACATAATAACAGATCAAACCGTAATTTCTGGTTAAAAATTGATGGTTATGGGCCGTGGTCAGTAACGGGTAATTCTGCCAGACAAATTTCTATGAAATATACCGGAGATAAAAAAATAGAAACTGCTGATGTGGAAGCAGGGTTTTTATGGCATAAGGTGATAAGAAAAAATAGAAAACTTAACATTAAAGCAGAAATAACCAATTTTGTCCCGGTAAATGAGGACCAGGTTGAGTTAATGAAAGTTACTATCGTTAATACGGGACAGGAGACTATAAAATTTACCCCGACGGCAGCCATTCCAGTATACGGACGTTCTGCTGATAATCTGAGGGATCATAGACATGTTACCTCTTTATTACATCGTATTACTACTAATTCTAACGGGGTTATAGTAACCCCTACTTTGTCCTTTGATGAAAGAGGGCATCAGCCAAATAATACTTCTTATGGTGTATTTGGGCGATGTTCAGACTCTTCAGATCCGGTAGGTTTTTGTCCGGTTCTGGAGGACTTTATTGGAGAGGGAGGAACCCTGGACTGGCCCCGTTCTATTGTGGAAGGTAATGTTGATTTTGTAAAACCCGGTTTTAAATATGAGGGTTATGAGAGTATAGGGGCCATTAAGTTTGGTGATAAAGAATTAAAAGCCGGGGAGTCTATTTCCTATATTATTGTAATGGTGATAGATCATAATGGGAAAGACATGAAAAAATATATTGATAAATACTGTTCTGAAAAAGATTTTGACAGGGAACTAAATGAAAATAAAAAATACTGGCAATCTACAATTGAGCAGCTCACTTTTTATACAGGGGATGAAACCTTTGATAACTGGATGAAGTGGGTTACCCTGCAGCCGGTATTACGCAGGATATATGGATGTTCATTTTTGCCATATCATGATTACGGCCGGGGAGGCAGAGGCTGGAGAGACCTCTGGCAGGATTGTCTTGCTTTATTATTAATGGATGATAAGAATGTCAGGTATCTATTATACAATAATTTTGCTGGTGTTAGAATAGATGGCAGTAATGCGACAATAATTGGTAATAAACCAGGTGAATTTATTGCCGACAGGAATAATATTACCAGGTTATGGATAGACCATGGTGCCTGGCCCCTGCAGACGACAAGTCTATATATTAATATGTCCGGTGATATAAAATTCTTGATGGAAAAACAGTCATATTTTAAAGATAGAATTGTATCCTTTGCCAGAGAGATTGATAACAGGTGGCATCAGGGAATGGGTAATAAATTAAAAACAGAAGAGGGCCAGGTCTACCACGGTTCCATTCTTGAACATATTCTCCTGCAAAATCTAACAGTGTTTTTTAATGTTGGGGAGCATAATAACATAAGACTGGAGGATGCTGACTGGAATGACGGCCTGGACATGGCTTCAGAAAAGGGAGAAAGTGTCGCTTTTACAGCCTTTTATGCCGGTAATTTGTTTGAGATTGTAAACCTGTTAGAAACATTAAGAGATAAAGAAAATGTGACTGAAGTGAAGTTGCTGGAGGAAATCAAGGTTTTACTGGATACACTTTATAATCCGGTAGATTATAATGATGTCACTGCCAAAAATGAAGTGTTAAATAAATATTTCGCCAGTTGTAAATATAATATATCCGGTAACCAGGTTACAATAAAAATTGATCAACTCATCAAAGATATCAAACGAAAAGCAAACTGGTTACAGGAACATTTAAGGGAAAATGAATATATTGGGGATAATAAGGGGCATAAGTGGTTTAATGGATATTATGATAATAAAGGTCAGCGGGTTGAAGGCAGGTTTGAAAAGGAAACCAGGATGACCTTGACCGGACAGGTATTTACCACTATGTTTGGTATAGCAACCGGAGAACAGGTAAAAAATATAATTTCTGCTGCTGATTATTACCTCTATGATGATGGTGTAGGAGGTTACCGGTTAAATACAGATTTTAAGGACAAAGATATTCAGCTTGGACGTTGTTTTGGTTTTGCCTATGGCCATAAAGAAAATGGAGCCATGTTTAGCCATATGTCTGTAATGTATGCAAACGCTCTTTACCGGAGAAATTTTGTTAAAGAAGGATTCAAGGTGTGGCATAGTATTTATAATCATTGCCTTGATTTTGACAGAAGCCGTATTTATCCCGGTATACCGGAATACATCAGCCAACGGGGCAGGGGTATGTATAGTTATTTAACGGGTTCTGCCAGCTGGTTATTACTTACCTTTGCTACGGAAGTCTTTGGTGTTAAAGGGTATTACGGGGATTTGAGGCTGGAACCAAAGCTATTAAAGGAGCAATTTGATGAAGAAGGAAAGGCTACCATTGGTATTAAATTTGCCGGGAAGAGATTAACAATAACTTATGTTAATCCTCAACTGTTAGACTATGATTCCTATAAGATAGATAAAGTAATGGTTAATGATGAAATAATAGATTATTATGAAGATAAACAGGTAACTATTAAAAGGGAAGATATTGAAGAAAGGGATGAAGTAATAGATATTACGGTAAGACTGGCATAA
- a CDS encoding glycoside hydrolase family 3 protein, protein MKRLAGFSLLYMVLLICFIGGTVFASTELVENEEFKIIPDYMNPFLSIEEKVDKLLSVMTLEEKIGQMTQAERRYITPDEVYQYKIGSILSGGGSTPFSNTPEAWANMYDRFQKWAMKTRLKIPIIYGVDAVHGHNNLRGATIFPHNIGLGATRDPELVEKVGRITAKEVSATGPDWNFGPCVAVARDERWGRTYESFGEHPELQKLLAGAYVRGLQGPEAEMDGEYVVACAKHYVGDGGTEWGSGDGGYLIDRGDVTVDEKTLREIHLPGYIEAIEEGVGTIMVSFNSYQGVKMHAHKYLITDVLKGELGFDGFVVSDWNGINEISGYSYYEKVVKSVNAGIDMFMVPDSWKKFIYNLKQAVENGDVSEERINDAVRRILTVKFKAGLFEKPFTDRSHISLIGSEEHREVAREAVRKSLVLLKNENVLPLDKDSKIYVGGSNAEDIGSQCGGWTITWQGRSGDITEGTTVLEGIEAAIAGRGQVVNDLNQADVAVIVVGEDPYAEGRGDNGRLELKQEDISLLEKVTGAGKPVVVVMISGRPLIISDYIDDWDAFVMAWLPGTEGQGIADVLFGDYNFTGRLPVSWPEDVSQLPINYGDDDYDPLFEYGTGLKMDLE, encoded by the coding sequence ATGAAGAGACTAGCCGGCTTTAGTCTTCTGTACATGGTGCTGTTGATTTGTTTTATAGGGGGAACTGTTTTTGCGTCTACTGAATTAGTCGAAAATGAAGAGTTTAAGATAATACCAGATTATATGAACCCCTTTTTATCTATTGAGGAAAAGGTTGACAAACTTCTATCTGTGATGACCCTGGAAGAAAAAATAGGACAGATGACCCAGGCCGAACGAAGATATATAACACCGGATGAAGTTTATCAGTACAAAATTGGTTCTATTTTGAGTGGTGGGGGTTCGACACCATTTTCTAATACACCTGAAGCCTGGGCTAACATGTATGACAGATTTCAGAAGTGGGCCATGAAGACCAGGCTAAAGATACCAATAATCTATGGTGTAGACGCAGTCCATGGACATAATAACCTCAGGGGGGCGACCATCTTTCCCCATAACATTGGCCTTGGGGCCACCCGGGATCCTGAACTGGTGGAAAAGGTAGGTAGAATTACTGCCAAAGAGGTTTCAGCCACTGGACCTGACTGGAATTTTGGTCCCTGTGTGGCAGTGGCCCGGGATGAGAGATGGGGCAGAACCTACGAAAGTTTCGGAGAGCATCCAGAATTACAAAAATTACTGGCCGGGGCCTATGTCAGGGGGTTACAGGGTCCAGAGGCAGAGATGGATGGAGAATATGTGGTGGCCTGTGCCAAGCATTATGTTGGTGATGGTGGAACTGAATGGGGAAGTGGTGATGGAGGATATTTAATTGACCGTGGCGACGTTACTGTTGATGAAAAAACCTTACGTGAAATCCACCTTCCAGGTTATATTGAAGCTATTGAAGAAGGTGTCGGTACCATTATGGTATCATTTAACAGCTATCAGGGAGTAAAAATGCATGCCCATAAATACCTGATTACTGATGTCTTAAAAGGTGAGCTGGGTTTTGACGGATTTGTTGTTTCGGACTGGAACGGAATCAATGAGATATCAGGCTACAGTTATTATGAAAAAGTAGTTAAGTCAGTTAATGCCGGAATTGATATGTTTATGGTGCCTGATAGCTGGAAGAAATTTATTTATAACCTTAAGCAGGCTGTAGAAAATGGAGATGTAAGTGAAGAGAGGATTAATGATGCGGTACGGAGAATCTTAACCGTCAAATTCAAAGCAGGTTTATTTGAAAAACCCTTTACTGATCGTAGCCATATCTCCCTGATTGGCTCAGAAGAACACCGTGAGGTAGCCCGGGAAGCAGTTCGAAAATCCCTGGTTCTATTGAAAAATGAAAATGTTCTACCCCTGGATAAGGATAGTAAAATTTATGTAGGTGGTTCCAATGCCGAAGACATTGGGAGTCAGTGTGGGGGCTGGACTATAACCTGGCAGGGACGTTCCGGTGATATTACTGAAGGGACCACAGTTCTGGAAGGTATTGAAGCAGCTATTGCTGGCCGGGGTCAGGTTGTAAATGATTTAAATCAAGCTGATGTAGCGGTAATAGTAGTAGGAGAAGACCCTTATGCTGAAGGCCGGGGGGATAATGGAAGGCTGGAATTGAAACAGGAAGATATCAGCCTGCTAGAAAAGGTCACCGGGGCCGGAAAACCGGTTGTAGTAGTTATGATTTCCGGTAGACCTTTGATTATAAGTGATTATATCGATGACTGGGATGCTTTTGTAATGGCCTGGTTACCTGGCACAGAAGGTCAGGGTATAGCTGATGTGTTATTCGGTGATTATAATTTTACTGGTAGATTACCTGTTTCCTGGCCAGAAGATGTTTCTCAGTTACCCATAAATTATGGGGATGATGATTATGACCCCTTATTCGAATATGGTACTGGCCTTAAAATGGACCTTGAGTAA
- a CDS encoding glycoside hydrolase family 30 protein, whose translation MNSISVILTARDTGDRLSLKGEKVFKSGIGRQDIDLELYPDTRYQKIIGFGGAFTEAAAYTLSKISSDKRLKIIESYFDRDKGLGYNMGRVHINSCDFALENYTYVEDGDRELKTFDISRERQWVIPLIRDAIKARGGEIKLLASPWSPPAWMKSNENMNYGGKLLPEYRDVWAKYYTKYIKAFQEEGLNIWGITVQNEPAAVQTWDSCTYTAEEERDFVKNHLGPVMHEEGLGDINILIWDHNRDIIVDRVKPILDDLEAAKYVWGTAFHWYVSEDFDNVGQVHEMYPDKHLLFTEGCQEGGCQIGEWFTGERYGRNIIGDLNNWTEGYLDWNMVLNEEGGPNHVGNYCDAPVIVDTNTEEIYYNSSYYYIGHFSKYIRPGAVRIGVSCTNDNLKATSFLNSDGSIILIVMNETDNPTDFAVSLDNKVADLTLPAHAIATYIIT comes from the coding sequence ATGAATTCTATTAGTGTAATTTTAACCGCCAGAGACACCGGAGATAGATTAAGTTTAAAAGGTGAAAAAGTATTTAAATCGGGAATAGGGAGACAGGATATAGACCTGGAATTATATCCTGATACAAGATATCAGAAAATAATCGGTTTTGGTGGGGCATTTACTGAGGCCGCTGCATATACACTGTCTAAAATAAGTTCTGATAAGAGACTTAAAATTATCGAAAGCTATTTTGATAGGGATAAAGGTCTCGGGTATAATATGGGGCGTGTTCATATCAATAGCTGCGATTTTGCCCTGGAGAACTATACTTATGTAGAAGATGGAGATAGAGAGTTAAAGACATTTGATATTTCCCGGGAACGGCAATGGGTGATACCTTTGATCAGGGATGCTATAAAGGCCAGGGGTGGTGAAATAAAATTACTGGCCTCACCCTGGAGCCCACCCGCCTGGATGAAGAGCAATGAAAATATGAATTATGGCGGTAAATTGCTGCCTGAATATAGAGATGTCTGGGCTAAATATTATACTAAATATATTAAAGCCTTTCAGGAAGAAGGATTAAATATCTGGGGAATTACTGTTCAGAATGAACCTGCAGCAGTTCAGACCTGGGATTCCTGTACATATACTGCTGAAGAAGAGCGTGATTTTGTTAAAAACCACCTCGGCCCGGTTATGCATGAAGAAGGCCTTGGTGACATTAATATCCTTATCTGGGATCATAATAGAGATATTATTGTTGACAGAGTAAAACCCATTCTGGATGACCTTGAAGCTGCTAAATATGTATGGGGGACCGCCTTTCACTGGTATGTGAGTGAAGACTTTGATAATGTGGGCCAGGTACATGAAATGTATCCTGACAAGCATTTGCTTTTTACTGAAGGTTGTCAGGAGGGTGGCTGTCAAATTGGCGAATGGTTTACGGGTGAGAGATATGGGCGTAATATCATCGGTGATTTAAATAACTGGACTGAAGGGTATCTGGACTGGAACATGGTATTGAATGAGGAAGGTGGTCCAAACCATGTGGGCAATTACTGTGATGCCCCGGTAATTGTGGATACAAATACAGAAGAGATATATTATAATAGTTCATATTATTATATTGGCCATTTCAGTAAATATATCAGGCCTGGTGCTGTCCGGATTGGTGTATCCTGTACTAATGATAATTTAAAGGCAACATCTTTCCTTAATAGTGATGGTAGTATTATACTAATTGTTATGAATGAGACAGATAATCCCACAGATTTTGCAGTATCTCTTGATAATAAGGTAGCTGACCTTACATTGCCAGCCCATGCTATTGCAACTTATATCATTACTTAA
- a CDS encoding LacI family DNA-binding transcriptional regulator — MATIKDIAKIAGVSTATVSRVINNYPDVSEKTKKKILKIMKENNYRPNSVARSLSTSKSNIIGIFFTDHFNTGIHHPFFREVIYGLEKIFDEKGYDILYFTNRKWGENFSYVEKCHDRQVDGVVLMGVPKTDSNIPKLLDSDIPTVFVDLDIVGKKASYVISDNYRGAEMAVNYLHSLGHTRIGMIMGISSTKVTNDRLLGYQTAIKNLGLVYNSQWILDGRYTEEGGYQAMSKYLEMDERPTAIFCQSDSMAIGAMQAIHEAGMSVPEDFSLIGFDDIEVSRYVNPALTTIKQDKIGLGRAAGELLINIVENENESQAPVILPVELVKRDSCGRPNLDMV, encoded by the coding sequence ATGGCTACCATTAAGGATATAGCAAAGATAGCAGGAGTGTCAACAGCTACGGTCTCCAGGGTAATAAATAATTACCCTGATGTCAGTGAAAAAACCAAGAAAAAAATCCTGAAAATCATGAAAGAAAATAATTACAGGCCTAATTCTGTTGCCAGAAGCCTGTCTACCAGCAAGTCTAATATTATAGGTATATTTTTTACTGACCATTTTAATACCGGAATACACCATCCCTTTTTCCGGGAGGTTATTTATGGTCTGGAGAAAATATTTGATGAAAAAGGATATGATATATTATATTTTACTAATAGAAAATGGGGAGAAAATTTCAGCTATGTAGAGAAGTGCCATGACAGGCAGGTAGATGGGGTGGTATTGATGGGGGTTCCAAAGACCGATTCCAATATCCCCAAACTTCTCGATTCCGATATACCAACTGTTTTTGTTGATCTTGATATAGTTGGTAAAAAAGCCTCATATGTTATTTCAGATAATTATAGAGGGGCAGAAATGGCTGTTAATTATCTACACAGTCTAGGCCATACCAGAATCGGGATGATTATGGGAATAAGTTCGACCAAGGTTACCAATGATAGGTTGCTTGGCTATCAGACAGCCATTAAAAATTTAGGTCTTGTCTATAACTCACAGTGGATACTCGATGGTAGATACACTGAAGAAGGTGGTTATCAGGCCATGTCTAAATATCTGGAGATGGATGAGAGGCCAACAGCTATTTTCTGTCAGAGTGATTCCATGGCAATTGGGGCTATGCAGGCCATACATGAAGCCGGTATGAGTGTCCCTGAAGATTTTTCCTTAATTGGTTTTGATGATATTGAAGTGAGCCGCTATGTAAACCCTGCTTTAACTACGATAAAACAGGATAAAATAGGTCTGGGAAGGGCAGCCGGTGAACTGTTGATAAATATTGTAGAAAATGAGAATGAAAGTCAAGCTCCTGTTATTCTTCCAGTTGAACTGGTTAAGAGAGATTCCTGTGGTCGACCTAATTTAGACATGGTTTAA
- a CDS encoding glycoside hydrolase family 16 protein — MLVVVLSGCSDLFGTVPEDMNKDINEDTNGWTLVWSEEFDQDEIDLSTWNFEIGNGHAEGIPGWGNNELEYYTAGDNAEIIDGKLVITARKENRRDEYGTYNYTSSRMTTEGKYEVEYGKIEVRAKLPEGQGIWPAIWMLGNDIGEVGWPACGEIDIMELLGHQPSIVYGTVHMPGTSKGSSYSLSSGKFSDAFHVFAIEWDKDKIEWYVDGQLYHVFNKNEIPDSSWVFDHPFFLILNIAVGGNWPGYPDETTIFPQTMEVDYIRVYENIKP; from the coding sequence TTGCTGGTTGTAGTATTGTCTGGATGTAGTGACTTGTTTGGTACTGTACCTGAGGATATGAACAAAGATATAAACGAAGATACGAACGGCTGGACACTTGTCTGGTCAGAAGAATTTGACCAGGACGAAATTGACCTCAGTACCTGGAATTTTGAAATAGGTAATGGACATGCAGAGGGTATACCCGGGTGGGGTAATAATGAGCTGGAATACTATACTGCTGGTGACAATGCTGAAATAATTGATGGCAAGCTAGTTATTACAGCCAGGAAAGAGAATCGAAGGGATGAGTATGGTACCTATAATTACACCTCATCCAGGATGACTACTGAAGGTAAATATGAAGTTGAATATGGAAAAATTGAGGTCCGGGCTAAACTCCCTGAAGGGCAGGGTATCTGGCCTGCTATCTGGATGCTTGGTAATGATATTGGTGAGGTTGGATGGCCTGCCTGTGGGGAAATTGATATTATGGAACTTTTAGGCCATCAACCATCTATTGTTTATGGTACAGTACATATGCCCGGTACTTCTAAAGGTAGTAGTTATAGCCTTTCTTCAGGCAAGTTTTCTGATGCCTTCCATGTCTTTGCCATCGAATGGGACAAAGATAAAATAGAATGGTATGTAGATGGACAATTATACCATGTATTTAATAAGAATGAGATTCCGGACAGTTCATGGGTATTTGACCATCCATTTTTCCTGATCCTCAATATTGCAGTTGGTGGAAACTGGCCTGGGTATCCTGATGAAACTACTATTTTCCCCCAGACTATGGAAGTGGATTATATAAGGGTTTATGAAAATATTAAACCTTAA